The Stieleria sp. JC731 genome has a segment encoding these proteins:
- a CDS encoding DUF1501 domain-containing protein, with amino-acid sequence MLTATTSGLGQAAAIAGREDEHPAPRAKRVIFLFMHGGPSHVDTFDYKPELAKHDGKDLPFDLPPNISAIPKLMNGPWKFDRHGDSGLWVSDLLPHMAGEADSLCVIRSMYTRGQSHGQAVGMINTGSDNFVRPSVGAWISYALGSGHPDLPAHIAIGPATAHGGPRNYGAAFLPALHQATAIGSNGKPGSGSIPYLSGKLQPETLNRRFELLQSLNGQHLHRSGPDREIEGAIASVDLARRMRTAAPEVFDLDRETESVRGSYGIGQKATDQFGRSCLLARRLAEAGVRFISVSSGQVWDQHGNLKSGHEKNALATDQPVAALIRDLKQRGLWDDTLIVWGGEFGRTPVVQGSNGRDHNPQGFSVVLSGGAVKSGFAYGATDEFGYYARENRVHMHDLHATMLHIMGIDHTKLTYPYAGRDFRLTDVHGRIVHDILT; translated from the coding sequence ATGTTGACAGCGACAACGTCCGGGCTGGGGCAAGCCGCTGCGATTGCTGGCCGCGAGGACGAGCATCCGGCACCACGAGCCAAACGTGTGATTTTTCTGTTCATGCATGGTGGGCCGAGTCACGTCGACACATTCGACTACAAGCCTGAGCTCGCGAAGCACGACGGCAAAGACCTGCCATTTGATTTGCCACCTAATATCAGTGCCATTCCCAAGCTGATGAATGGTCCCTGGAAATTCGATCGGCACGGCGATTCCGGGTTGTGGGTCAGCGACTTGTTGCCTCACATGGCCGGTGAGGCTGATTCACTGTGTGTCATTCGAAGCATGTACACTCGCGGCCAGTCGCATGGTCAGGCAGTGGGGATGATCAACACGGGTAGTGATAACTTTGTCCGTCCCAGTGTTGGGGCATGGATCAGCTATGCACTCGGCAGCGGGCACCCTGACCTGCCTGCACACATCGCGATCGGGCCGGCAACTGCACACGGAGGCCCACGCAACTACGGGGCGGCGTTTCTGCCGGCTCTTCATCAGGCCACGGCCATCGGCAGCAACGGAAAGCCCGGTAGCGGCAGCATTCCTTACCTATCCGGAAAGCTACAGCCTGAAACCTTAAACCGCCGCTTCGAATTGTTGCAATCGTTGAATGGCCAGCACTTGCACCGGAGCGGTCCCGATCGAGAGATTGAGGGAGCGATCGCGTCGGTCGATCTCGCTCGGCGAATGCGAACCGCAGCACCTGAGGTTTTTGATCTTGATCGGGAAACCGAATCGGTTCGAGGTTCCTACGGGATCGGTCAGAAAGCCACCGACCAATTCGGACGCAGCTGTTTGCTCGCGCGACGTCTTGCCGAAGCCGGAGTTCGGTTTATCAGCGTTTCCAGCGGTCAGGTTTGGGATCAGCACGGGAATCTGAAATCCGGCCACGAAAAGAACGCTTTGGCAACCGACCAACCGGTCGCGGCTTTGATTCGCGACTTGAAACAACGTGGTCTCTGGGATGACACACTGATTGTCTGGGGCGGTGAATTTGGTCGAACACCCGTCGTTCAAGGCAGCAATGGTCGTGACCACAACCCGCAGGGATTCAGCGTGGTCCTTTCCGGCGGTGCGGTGAAAAGCGGGTTCGCCTACGGTGCCACAGATGAGTTCGGCTACTACGCTCGTGAAAATCGAGTCCACATGCACGATCTACACGCCACGATGTTGCACATCATGGGGATCGATCACACCAAGTTGACATATCCCTATGCGGGACGTGATTTCCGGCTAACCGATGTGCATGGACGGATTGTTCACGACATTCTGACCTAG
- a CDS encoding dockerin type I domain-containing protein, translating to MKSRTPRCENLEARQLLAGDICELPTEITVLDGSFSAGLIAGTSAEGESVNTAASLHTGANPDSSRDWVEESDGQLVAIRLNPSLNYRPAPGSPAPGVDGPVATAYLFQRDANDQLNASGTIELNFLPEQVIWTEHQLVIVGSNLLRSTGVPTAPTTYIATADRTQLSARNQTSIEGSFWATDISSDRLFVTTFDADSPQPSYAVTVLDTSAESLTKIASIETAGPVAAITSDGQSFLITEPTASFFDGLASRLLKRYVVGDNQINAIDEVTIPANATSQIAFSDNGQSITAVTRTVSSGNTATASLVVTMIEIGDEGLSVFESFNVGVSTNQSQTLISDTSVVSVTGNNEVAIINADPSIDTDSSNRIRRVSTLTAIPQQWVASSRLAQLNDDVFIFARRRSQEIPASGIAPTNAANLSLLSISENRIVSDFEAVADDAAIFFEGQATPTLVQWTDYATEIRQHELAVLAVSSLGQFSQTGQIEYLGANELDINNDRLVVRQLDQLQEFQFDSIASPTIVPLGLALSAPEAIDDVVELSIDYRLPYANVLDNDVFATSTDLAAVKITKLNDAPDGVSVNGQGQLRFSAPLLESEGNYQFSYTVQQSHYETTANVSLNLLHFSDSEIASLRDALLNFAADELETNRSAFSVGRVIHYTETRMPDELQNGTPNPLGSSYGIITEIGFDGSIYRFAANFDGEMAVLDRQDFETLMSLSIQLVDIHGAPVSSIQPGDEFFIQINSRDERPFGQGVFAVAFDLPLPAAKLELTGQNEFLGEWIPIPNNIILDSIDDFVAVDPSVSPPGNSLQSIVRLGVRAIAGGDVTLKMNPAENQNAELLLHGLDQQLSSLNVDFQPLSFTIDGIRPTDTDRNGAVTPTDALRVINFLAIYGNINVDQLSNLATDDTEGESSIRIQTMRRLDTNADGVISPRDALEVINELARAFSSQAEGEEAKRLSDTIANKAADRVFESLSESTSLF from the coding sequence ATGAAATCTCGTACCCCGCGCTGCGAAAACTTGGAAGCCCGCCAGTTGCTCGCAGGCGACATTTGCGAACTTCCCACGGAAATAACCGTGCTAGACGGATCGTTTTCCGCGGGTCTGATTGCGGGAACATCAGCAGAAGGAGAATCCGTTAACACTGCGGCATCGCTGCACACCGGAGCCAATCCGGATTCGTCTCGCGATTGGGTCGAGGAAAGCGATGGCCAATTGGTGGCGATACGCCTGAATCCTTCACTGAACTATCGTCCTGCTCCTGGATCGCCCGCCCCGGGTGTCGATGGCCCCGTTGCCACAGCCTATCTATTTCAACGAGATGCCAATGATCAGCTAAATGCTAGTGGCACCATCGAACTTAATTTCCTGCCGGAACAAGTAATCTGGACGGAACACCAACTGGTCATTGTTGGATCCAACCTGCTGCGATCCACAGGCGTCCCAACCGCCCCCACAACTTATATCGCCACTGCCGATCGGACTCAGCTTTCAGCTCGCAATCAAACTTCGATTGAAGGATCGTTTTGGGCAACCGATATCAGTTCGGACCGGCTGTTTGTGACGACCTTCGATGCCGACAGCCCCCAACCGTCCTATGCGGTCACGGTACTAGACACCTCCGCCGAATCGCTGACCAAGATCGCAAGTATAGAAACGGCCGGTCCTGTTGCCGCAATCACAAGTGATGGACAAAGTTTTCTAATAACTGAACCGACGGCATCATTCTTCGACGGGCTGGCAAGTCGACTGCTAAAGCGGTACGTGGTTGGTGACAATCAGATCAATGCCATAGACGAAGTGACCATCCCCGCCAATGCGACCAGTCAAATCGCGTTCAGCGACAATGGTCAGTCGATCACTGCCGTCACCCGAACTGTATCGTCTGGGAACACAGCCACAGCTTCGTTGGTGGTCACCATGATCGAAATCGGTGATGAAGGTCTTTCAGTTTTTGAATCGTTCAACGTCGGGGTGTCGACGAATCAATCACAAACATTGATTAGCGATACATCTGTGGTCAGCGTGACCGGGAACAATGAGGTCGCGATCATTAATGCAGATCCGTCAATTGACACCGATTCAAGTAATCGCATCCGGCGAGTTTCAACATTGACCGCGATTCCGCAACAATGGGTCGCCAGCAGTCGTCTTGCCCAACTAAACGATGACGTCTTCATTTTTGCTAGACGACGATCTCAGGAAATACCTGCGTCAGGGATTGCCCCGACAAACGCTGCCAACCTTTCATTACTTTCAATTTCCGAAAACCGGATCGTTTCAGACTTCGAAGCCGTAGCGGACGATGCAGCCATCTTCTTCGAAGGCCAGGCAACTCCGACGCTTGTTCAGTGGACTGACTATGCGACAGAAATCAGGCAACACGAACTTGCAGTGCTTGCGGTTTCTTCACTGGGACAATTTAGTCAGACGGGTCAGATCGAGTACTTGGGTGCAAACGAACTGGACATCAACAACGATCGCTTAGTTGTTCGTCAGCTCGATCAGTTGCAAGAATTTCAATTCGACTCGATCGCTTCTCCAACCATAGTTCCACTCGGTTTAGCTCTGTCCGCTCCCGAAGCGATCGATGATGTCGTCGAGTTGAGCATCGACTATCGACTGCCGTATGCGAATGTGTTGGACAACGACGTGTTTGCAACGTCGACCGACCTTGCCGCCGTAAAAATCACAAAACTGAATGACGCTCCCGACGGGGTCTCGGTTAACGGACAAGGCCAACTGCGTTTTTCCGCTCCACTCCTGGAATCGGAAGGCAACTACCAGTTCTCCTACACGGTTCAGCAATCTCACTATGAAACCACTGCAAACGTATCACTGAATCTGCTTCATTTTTCCGATTCCGAAATCGCTTCGCTGCGAGATGCCTTGTTGAACTTCGCCGCAGACGAACTTGAGACAAACCGCTCAGCTTTCAGTGTCGGTCGCGTGATCCACTACACCGAGACAAGGATGCCAGACGAACTGCAAAATGGGACACCAAATCCCCTTGGTTCATCGTACGGAATTATCACGGAGATCGGGTTTGACGGCAGCATCTATCGATTTGCAGCAAATTTCGATGGTGAAATGGCGGTACTCGATCGCCAAGACTTCGAGACCTTGATGTCGTTGTCAATTCAACTGGTCGACATTCATGGAGCCCCCGTCAGCTCCATTCAGCCCGGGGACGAATTTTTCATCCAAATCAATTCCCGTGATGAGCGTCCCTTTGGGCAAGGCGTCTTTGCCGTCGCATTTGATCTGCCGCTTCCCGCAGCAAAACTTGAGCTCACCGGTCAGAACGAGTTCCTGGGTGAATGGATTCCGATTCCAAACAACATCATTCTCGATTCGATCGACGACTTTGTCGCCGTTGACCCATCGGTTTCACCTCCGGGCAATAGCCTTCAATCGATCGTTCGGCTGGGTGTCCGCGCGATTGCTGGTGGTGATGTGACACTGAAAATGAATCCCGCCGAGAATCAAAATGCAGAACTGTTGCTGCACGGCCTTGACCAACAACTCTCGTCACTGAACGTCGACTTCCAACCGCTATCGTTCACCATTGACGGAATCCGTCCGACTGATACAGATCGAAACGGGGCTGTCACGCCAACCGACGCTCTGCGGGTGATCAACTTTCTAGCGATCTATGGAAACATCAACGTGGATCAGCTTTCAAACCTAGCGACAGATGACACCGAAGGCGAATCGTCCATCCGTATTCAAACGATGCGGCGACTGGACACGAACGCCGACGGCGTGATCAGTCCACGAGATGCGTTGGAAGTGATCAACGAACTGGCTCGTGCGTTTTCGTCACAAGCTGAAGGCGAGGAAGCAAAGCGTCTTTCAGACACCATCGCAAACAAAGCGGCAGACCGCGTTTTTGAATCGCTCAGCGAATCGACATCGCTTTTCTAA
- a CDS encoding serine/threonine protein kinase gives MSGSATKHDFLDPPKNGADDLGTLGHYRVIRELGKGGMGYVFLAEDSKLKRQVALKTMNQKIAATPGSRKRFISEARTMAAVHHDNVATIFEVGEHKGTPFMAMELLQGSTLEDYREQHGEPDFHTIIGFARDMARGLAAAHERGIVHRDIKPANIWLDAQTNRIKILDFGLALAQTPVDQLSGRGAVVGTPGYLSPEQARSEPLDDRSDLYSTGVVLYELATGKLPLKSKTVAEQLIAILAHQPVPVRERNDKIPQPLADLIEKLMAKEPRDRYDTAKDLETCLVEVEKECESKSEVAQAISQLQAGLDLAVNKKQPSQDTFAESTPNPFESLPENLPPAQTPTVQSPSASEPAAFGSAAAPFASPPGTATAAATKPKPTASSVSTSKVVLIAVAVVAVLLLAVIPLVVYLSASSAIARQQNNTVVTGGDPNSNATPAGPNSSSDYTSISKPESQSTPAKGTTKPKSSSATANNSTAKKAPSNAAAKNNNRSSQPKPSTPFAALSLRQISSSETKNLGGNKVRYLLNEKNGNGSFESGKPNSDKKIPGWSLQLVGDSGGWLKTSTAREIDGPTHAFAGKKSEVILTSDPSNYRVKAGDVFRIGLHVGGEGKGPSDFLVAIGFKDSNGKTTTYEIARPSLGNAWSAAQPKRLRYEVTALPDVVGQQPFIQIGISNLNRTRDIAVADRVIMTVQPTAEATIASNQPTPNQPASRPTTSAPQPAPTPQANRSAKNQESDNATEKQDTNLRIVTLSTNDDLGADATVRRGGAQSDTLGEKSSLIIQTRNDRQIQHIYLRFPMTEFRGQTNQNRPRQQKKQSLPIKRAAIRVQLSEPAEQDTTVQLYGIDDPVSDLWPENKIVWSNSFSSTGLEKLPKLGEAKIDKQTRELVLSNPKLAKFLADSQHDTVTFVLTGSSGNELVTFSSKENTESKPPTLVIGLQQ, from the coding sequence ATGTCTGGTTCCGCTACCAAGCACGACTTCCTTGATCCGCCCAAAAACGGAGCCGACGATCTGGGAACACTAGGGCATTACCGCGTGATACGCGAATTGGGAAAAGGCGGTATGGGCTACGTCTTCCTTGCCGAAGACAGCAAGCTAAAGCGGCAAGTCGCGTTAAAGACAATGAACCAGAAAATCGCGGCGACGCCAGGAAGCCGCAAGCGGTTCATCAGCGAAGCACGGACGATGGCAGCCGTTCACCACGATAACGTGGCAACGATTTTTGAAGTCGGCGAACACAAAGGCACTCCATTCATGGCGATGGAACTGCTCCAGGGTTCGACCCTAGAAGACTATCGTGAACAGCATGGCGAGCCCGACTTCCACACGATCATTGGCTTCGCACGCGACATGGCACGTGGCCTTGCCGCTGCCCATGAACGTGGAATTGTTCACCGGGACATCAAACCCGCAAACATTTGGTTGGATGCACAGACCAACCGGATCAAGATTCTGGACTTCGGTCTGGCGCTCGCGCAAACACCAGTTGACCAACTGTCAGGCCGCGGCGCGGTCGTCGGAACCCCTGGCTACCTATCTCCCGAACAGGCTCGCAGCGAACCGCTTGATGACCGTAGCGACTTGTACTCCACCGGCGTAGTCCTCTACGAGCTGGCTACAGGCAAGCTGCCGTTGAAAAGCAAAACTGTCGCCGAACAATTGATCGCGATCCTTGCTCACCAGCCGGTCCCCGTTCGCGAACGCAATGACAAGATACCGCAACCGTTAGCCGATCTGATCGAAAAGCTAATGGCCAAGGAACCGCGTGATCGCTACGACACCGCGAAAGATCTTGAGACCTGTTTGGTCGAAGTCGAAAAAGAGTGTGAGTCGAAGTCAGAAGTCGCTCAAGCGATTAGCCAATTGCAAGCAGGCTTGGACCTCGCTGTAAATAAAAAACAACCCAGCCAAGATACATTCGCGGAGTCGACGCCGAACCCTTTCGAATCACTTCCGGAAAACCTTCCCCCAGCGCAGACCCCCACCGTTCAATCTCCCAGTGCGAGCGAACCAGCCGCATTTGGTAGCGCCGCCGCACCGTTTGCATCTCCACCAGGCACCGCCACCGCGGCAGCTACAAAACCCAAACCTACAGCGTCTTCCGTCTCCACTTCGAAAGTTGTCCTGATCGCAGTCGCTGTAGTTGCCGTCTTGTTATTGGCCGTGATTCCTCTGGTGGTTTACTTAAGTGCCTCAAGTGCAATCGCACGACAACAAAACAATACGGTCGTCACTGGCGGTGATCCAAATTCAAACGCAACCCCCGCAGGGCCGAACTCAAGTAGCGATTACACATCAATTTCAAAGCCTGAATCGCAATCCACACCTGCCAAGGGCACAACCAAGCCGAAATCGAGTTCCGCCACCGCGAACAATTCCACAGCGAAGAAAGCCCCATCGAATGCGGCTGCAAAAAACAACAATCGTTCAAGCCAACCCAAACCTTCAACGCCTTTCGCCGCACTTTCCCTTCGCCAAATCAGTTCGTCAGAAACCAAAAACCTGGGTGGAAACAAAGTTCGCTACTTGTTGAACGAGAAGAACGGCAACGGGTCCTTCGAATCCGGAAAGCCCAATTCAGACAAAAAGATTCCTGGCTGGTCACTGCAGCTGGTTGGTGATTCGGGAGGCTGGTTAAAAACATCGACAGCCCGCGAGATAGACGGGCCAACCCATGCATTCGCAGGTAAGAAAAGCGAAGTCATTTTGACGAGTGACCCGAGCAACTATCGAGTCAAAGCCGGTGACGTTTTCAGGATCGGTCTGCATGTCGGTGGCGAAGGCAAAGGGCCGTCCGATTTTCTAGTTGCCATTGGGTTCAAAGATTCAAATGGAAAGACGACGACCTATGAGATCGCACGACCAAGTCTTGGGAACGCTTGGTCGGCCGCCCAGCCGAAACGGCTTCGCTATGAAGTGACCGCTTTGCCAGACGTTGTCGGTCAACAACCCTTCATCCAGATCGGGATCTCGAACTTGAATCGGACTCGCGATATTGCAGTTGCCGACCGCGTGATCATGACGGTTCAACCCACCGCTGAAGCAACGATCGCGTCAAACCAGCCCACCCCAAATCAACCCGCATCGCGACCAACAACTTCAGCACCTCAGCCGGCCCCCACACCTCAGGCGAATCGCTCGGCGAAGAATCAAGAAAGCGATAACGCAACAGAGAAGCAGGATACCAATCTGCGGATTGTCACGCTCTCGACAAACGATGACCTAGGTGCGGACGCGACCGTACGGCGTGGTGGCGCCCAAAGCGATACGCTGGGCGAAAAAAGTAGCCTCATCATCCAGACCCGAAATGATCGTCAGATCCAGCACATCTATTTGCGATTTCCCATGACGGAATTTCGGGGCCAGACGAATCAAAACCGTCCTCGGCAACAGAAGAAACAATCGCTCCCCATCAAGCGGGCCGCAATTCGAGTTCAATTATCCGAGCCAGCGGAGCAGGACACGACCGTACAGCTGTACGGAATCGACGATCCCGTCAGCGATTTGTGGCCCGAAAATAAGATTGTGTGGAGCAATTCATTTTCCTCGACCGGATTAGAAAAGCTCCCCAAATTGGGCGAAGCAAAAATCGACAAGCAGACGCGTGAACTGGTGCTTTCTAATCCCAAACTCGCGAAGTTCCTCGCCGATAGCCAGCATGACACCGTGACCTTCGTACTGACGGGAAGCAGCGGAAATGAGCTGGTCACATTTTCGTCAAAGGAAAACACGGAATCAAAGCCACCAACTCTGGTCATCGGACTACAGCAATAA
- the thrS gene encoding threonine--tRNA ligase, with amino-acid sequence MSQSTPGPASSGASDATPLPSVTVRLPDGVTQQHPGHTTSMDIASGISEGLARAVVAAEVNGKVIDADRPLGEIAPEVTSSDENDLALRLLTNRDSEALDVLRHSAAHVMARAVMRLYDGVSLAFGPTTEGGFYYDFDLDIPIREEDFPKIEAEMKKIIKDKEPFERFVLDRSEARKLCDDLDQDLKVEHIDTGLAEHATVSFYRQGEFVDLCRGPHIPDAGKIKAIKLMSVAGSHWKGDVSNRPLQRLYGTAFFDKKELKQYLHQLEEAKRRDHRVLGKQHGLFAINPDEVGQGLCLWLPKGARVRVTLEDFLRKELLQRGYDPVYSPHIGRVELYETSGHFPYYRDSQFSPLFGSEVGGLLDAWSTRLEDGTIDKDGEDKLMSAVEVLGVELPNYKLSMSVEDKRRVLHDWQMANERYLLKPMNCPHHCHIFKAQARSYRQLPLRLFEFGTVYRHEQTGELNGMLRVRGLTQDDAHIFCTSDQVEAEFRATIELTKFVLQSVGLDDYRVQLSLRDPDSSKYVGSEEQWDEAEGALRGVLEQSGMNFNEEPGEAAFYGPKADFMVRDCIGRSWQLGTVQLDYNLPERFKLEYNGKDNQPHRPVMIHRAPFGSLERFTGMLIEHFAGAFPMWLSPEQVRVLPLSDKSLEYAVAVAKQLDEAGLKVTVDSSGGKVQAKIRNAQLDLVNYMAVVGPKEAETGQIALRDRIDGDLGSMPIAQVVARLTDEVKNRTVRQAVKAE; translated from the coding sequence ATGAGCCAATCAACCCCTGGCCCTGCATCTTCTGGCGCTAGCGACGCCACCCCACTGCCCTCTGTAACTGTGCGATTGCCTGATGGGGTGACGCAGCAACACCCGGGGCATACCACTTCGATGGATATCGCGTCGGGTATCAGCGAAGGTTTGGCACGAGCGGTCGTCGCCGCCGAAGTCAACGGAAAAGTGATCGACGCAGATCGTCCACTGGGTGAGATCGCACCCGAGGTAACAAGTTCGGACGAAAACGATCTGGCTCTTCGTTTGCTAACCAACCGAGACAGTGAGGCGTTGGATGTCCTACGTCACTCGGCAGCCCACGTGATGGCTCGCGCGGTCATGCGATTGTATGACGGCGTGTCATTGGCGTTCGGTCCGACCACCGAGGGCGGTTTCTATTATGACTTTGATTTGGACATTCCGATTCGCGAGGAAGACTTTCCGAAGATCGAAGCGGAGATGAAAAAGATCATCAAGGACAAAGAACCCTTTGAACGGTTCGTTCTCGATCGATCCGAAGCACGCAAGCTGTGCGATGACCTCGACCAAGACCTGAAGGTCGAGCATATCGATACCGGCCTGGCGGAACATGCGACCGTTAGCTTTTATCGCCAAGGTGAATTCGTTGACCTCTGTCGAGGTCCGCACATTCCCGACGCCGGAAAGATCAAAGCGATCAAGCTGATGAGCGTTGCCGGTTCCCACTGGAAAGGTGACGTTAGCAATCGACCACTTCAGCGACTCTACGGCACCGCGTTCTTCGACAAGAAAGAGCTGAAGCAGTACCTGCATCAATTGGAAGAAGCTAAGCGGCGTGACCACCGCGTTTTGGGCAAGCAACATGGCCTCTTTGCGATCAATCCCGACGAAGTAGGGCAAGGGCTTTGTCTTTGGTTGCCAAAGGGGGCTCGTGTGCGAGTCACCTTGGAAGACTTCTTGCGGAAAGAACTTCTGCAACGAGGTTATGATCCCGTCTACAGTCCACATATCGGACGGGTAGAGCTTTACGAAACCAGCGGTCACTTTCCTTACTATCGCGACAGCCAGTTTTCACCGCTGTTCGGAAGTGAAGTCGGTGGCTTGTTGGATGCCTGGAGCACTCGCCTAGAAGATGGCACGATCGATAAAGATGGCGAAGACAAGTTGATGTCCGCTGTCGAAGTGTTGGGAGTTGAACTGCCAAACTATAAGCTGTCGATGAGTGTTGAAGATAAACGCCGTGTGCTGCACGATTGGCAAATGGCAAACGAACGGTACTTGCTCAAGCCGATGAATTGCCCGCACCACTGCCATATCTTTAAGGCGCAGGCGCGATCTTATCGTCAATTGCCGTTGCGGCTATTTGAATTCGGTACGGTCTATCGACACGAGCAGACCGGTGAGCTGAACGGCATGTTGCGAGTCCGCGGTTTGACCCAAGACGACGCGCACATCTTCTGCACCTCCGATCAGGTGGAAGCGGAGTTCCGAGCGACGATCGAACTGACGAAGTTTGTGCTTCAGTCGGTCGGCTTGGATGATTACCGCGTCCAGTTGTCGCTTCGCGATCCCGACAGCAGCAAGTACGTCGGAAGCGAAGAGCAATGGGATGAAGCCGAAGGTGCGTTGCGTGGCGTGCTCGAGCAAAGCGGCATGAACTTCAACGAAGAACCCGGCGAGGCTGCGTTCTACGGTCCGAAGGCGGACTTCATGGTCCGTGATTGCATCGGTCGATCTTGGCAATTGGGAACTGTGCAGTTGGATTACAACTTGCCCGAGCGTTTTAAGCTCGAATACAACGGCAAGGACAATCAGCCGCACCGCCCAGTGATGATTCACCGTGCACCGTTCGGCTCGTTGGAGCGATTCACCGGGATGTTGATTGAGCACTTTGCGGGTGCGTTCCCGATGTGGCTATCGCCCGAACAGGTGCGAGTGCTGCCGCTAAGCGACAAGTCGTTGGAATACGCAGTTGCGGTTGCCAAACAGTTGGATGAAGCAGGCTTGAAAGTCACTGTCGATTCGTCCGGCGGTAAGGTGCAAGCAAAGATCCGAAATGCTCAATTGGATCTCGTCAACTACATGGCAGTCGTTGGGCCGAAGGAAGCCGAGACCGGTCAAATCGCATTGCGTGACCGTATCGATGGCGACTTGGGATCGATGCCGATTGCCCAAGTGGTTGCAAGACTGACCGACGAAGTCAAGAATCGTACGGTACGTCAGGCGGTGAAGGCCGAGTAG